From one Sulfurimonas sp. HSL-3221 genomic stretch:
- a CDS encoding lytic murein transglycosylase yields MKVLTSKRAAALLLPLLGSTLFAYSDCAFRLDAYETICKKAVSKGVSIDYANRYLLDPQTALRDGKSLRLFSPKMITVHHANEKRANNALVTFVPTMVENLRQYRAVYDEAERRFHVNREVIAAILAKETRLGRFGSKHDAFTVFNTLVRELPANTPRNKGLLAMAERNIVSLMDFCYANGIAPAQCRFKSSYAGAVGIPQFMPQNFYLIERYGEGTGDLERMEDAILSTARFLNENAAFKALIDWKKFPEMPTVESAWYDYDFANDNASFAFDKGRNGHTYNCFACKKPELDDLAGYVKKIMRYNNSSNYAVGVLRLAYDAHLLLNK; encoded by the coding sequence GTGAAAGTTTTGACTTCTAAGCGCGCTGCCGCCCTCCTGCTCCCCCTGCTCGGCAGCACCCTCTTCGCCTACAGCGACTGCGCCTTCCGACTGGACGCCTACGAAACCATCTGCAAAAAGGCCGTCTCCAAGGGTGTCAGCATCGACTACGCCAACCGCTACCTCCTCGACCCCCAGACCGCCCTGCGCGACGGCAAAAGCCTGCGCCTCTTCAGCCCGAAGATGATCACGGTGCACCATGCCAACGAAAAACGCGCCAACAATGCCCTCGTCACCTTCGTGCCGACGATGGTCGAGAACCTGCGGCAGTATCGGGCCGTCTACGACGAGGCCGAACGGCGCTTCCACGTCAACCGCGAGGTCATCGCCGCCATCCTCGCCAAAGAGACCCGGCTGGGACGTTTCGGCTCAAAGCACGACGCCTTTACCGTCTTTAACACGCTCGTACGCGAACTCCCGGCTAATACCCCGCGCAACAAGGGGCTCCTCGCTATGGCCGAGCGCAACATCGTCTCACTGATGGACTTTTGCTACGCCAACGGCATCGCGCCGGCCCAGTGCCGCTTCAAAAGCTCCTACGCCGGGGCCGTCGGCATCCCCCAGTTTATGCCGCAGAACTTCTATCTCATCGAGCGTTACGGCGAAGGGACGGGCGACCTGGAGCGGATGGAGGACGCCATCCTCTCCACGGCGCGCTTCCTGAACGAAAACGCCGCGTTTAAAGCATTGATCGACTGGAAGAAGTTCCCGGAGATGCCGACGGTGGAGTCGGCATGGTACGACTACGATTTTGCCAACGACAACGCCTCGTTCGCCTTCGACAAAGGCCGCAACGGCCATACCTACAACTGTTTCGCCTGCAAAAAACCGGAACTGGATGACCTCGCCGGCTACGTCAAAAAGATCATGCGCTACAACAACTCAAGCAACTACGCCGTCGGTGTGCTGCGGCTCGCCTACGACGCCCACCTTCTTTTAAACAAATAA
- a CDS encoding energy-coupling factor ABC transporter ATP-binding protein — MIECRNVCFDATDFEGEKFPLLRDVSFSIGEGEKIVLFGINGSGKSTLLKLLNGLEYPKSGEILYGGALMDKRFLKTHKAAFRRENVLQMQDPNSMLFNTSVYEEIAFGPRSFGFDDVDERVRHFAELFGVTKLLERAPYRLSGGEKQRVLLASLLAVEPKFLMMDEPTAHLDPPTTGWLVELLQEMKITTLLCTHNLSLGRELGTRALVLGPDHTLHYDGPVEALFERLEILDEARLLHRHRHTHGGKEHTHAHLHDWA; from the coding sequence ATGATTGAGTGCCGTAACGTCTGTTTCGACGCGACCGATTTCGAAGGAGAGAAGTTCCCGCTCCTGCGCGACGTCTCATTCTCCATAGGAGAGGGAGAGAAGATCGTGCTCTTCGGGATCAACGGTTCGGGGAAATCGACGCTGCTCAAACTCCTTAACGGGCTGGAGTATCCCAAAAGCGGCGAGATCCTCTACGGCGGTGCCTTGATGGACAAGCGTTTTCTCAAGACGCACAAGGCGGCTTTTAGGCGGGAGAACGTGCTGCAGATGCAGGACCCAAACAGCATGCTTTTTAACACCAGCGTCTACGAAGAGATCGCCTTCGGGCCACGCAGTTTCGGCTTCGACGACGTCGATGAAAGGGTCCGGCACTTCGCGGAGCTCTTCGGGGTGACTAAGCTGCTGGAACGCGCCCCCTACCGGCTCAGCGGCGGCGAGAAGCAGCGGGTGCTGCTGGCCTCTTTGCTGGCCGTCGAGCCGAAGTTCCTGATGATGGACGAGCCGACGGCGCACCTGGACCCGCCAACGACGGGGTGGCTCGTGGAGCTGCTGCAGGAGATGAAGATCACGACGCTGCTCTGCACCCACAATCTCAGCCTCGGCCGCGAACTGGGGACAAGGGCCCTGGTACTGGGGCCTGATCATACCCTGCACTACGACGGTCCGGTCGAAGCGCTGTTCGAGCGCCTGGAGATCCTGGACGAGGCGAGACTGCTGCACCGCCACCGCCACACCCACGGTGGCAAGGAGCATACCCACGCGCACCTGCACGACTGGGCATAG
- a CDS encoding energy-coupling factor ABC transporter permease has translation MHIPDGFLSPATYLPATAVAAGLIILALKRAELDADRIAGVAAISAFSFVAMLFAIPMPGGTSVHLGGVGLMAVLFGPWTAFGALSLVLLVQALLFGEGGITAYGVHVIAIAFAGTLSAYGIYHFLKRVSESIALFAAGWIGLVVPAVIVAAVLGIQPLIAHDAWGKPLFFPFGLEVTLPSIVIPHLIAGLAEGAVTVMMVRFVKRYFKGVFYAA, from the coding sequence ATGCACATACCCGACGGATTTCTCTCCCCGGCCACCTACCTCCCCGCCACGGCCGTGGCAGCGGGGCTGATCATCCTGGCCCTGAAGCGTGCCGAGCTGGATGCGGACAGGATCGCCGGCGTCGCGGCGATCAGCGCCTTCAGTTTCGTCGCGATGCTCTTTGCGATCCCTATGCCCGGCGGCACTTCGGTGCACCTGGGCGGGGTGGGGCTGATGGCGGTGCTGTTCGGACCCTGGACGGCCTTCGGCGCGCTCTCCCTGGTGCTGCTGGTGCAGGCGCTGCTTTTCGGAGAAGGGGGGATCACCGCTTACGGGGTGCACGTCATCGCGATCGCCTTCGCCGGTACGCTCTCCGCCTACGGCATCTACCATTTCCTCAAACGCGTTTCGGAGTCCATTGCCCTTTTTGCGGCAGGCTGGATAGGCCTCGTCGTACCGGCGGTGATCGTCGCGGCGGTGCTGGGCATCCAGCCTCTCATCGCCCATGATGCCTGGGGCAAACCGCTCTTTTTCCCCTTCGGCCTGGAAGTGACGCTGCCGAGCATCGTTATCCCGCATCTGATCGCGGGGCTCGCCGAGGGGGCCGTGACGGTGATGATGGTGCGTTTCGTGAAGCGCTACTTCAAAGGGGTATTTTATGCAGCGTGA
- a CDS encoding transporter — protein MKKVLGGSLLACAAAWGHHGVPSISLTGVDGPGAPLETTSSSTLPEGSFLGYLKLDHAKYKTYTSARDGEMDRTDYWLYGLGYGATPYLSAYVFMPYYTKALDDSTMVSGFHDVNFQVVLGLVYDEGFKLARKNESLDDMEDWHFTIFANGTLPTGNSERKDAGGALIDPGMQTGFGEPSLMVGASMTKWFGNAFTFVGDCSYNTFFEHTYDDGTKLRFGDEIRVNGAVTARVYEVPKSRLRVDASLEANYLYLGRDEEDGVGAEATGGSILYTTPSLRVTYKTISAAMGVKLPTATDLNEEDLQQGSEGKERYRFIFTFSTLF, from the coding sequence ATGAAAAAGGTATTGGGGGGTTCATTATTGGCATGTGCCGCGGCATGGGGGCATCACGGCGTACCGTCGATTAGCCTGACAGGGGTCGACGGGCCGGGGGCGCCGCTGGAGACGACCAGCTCGTCCACCCTTCCCGAAGGTTCCTTCCTGGGGTACCTGAAACTCGACCACGCGAAGTATAAAACCTATACGAGTGCCAGGGACGGCGAGATGGATCGGACGGACTACTGGCTCTACGGTCTGGGCTACGGGGCGACCCCCTACCTGAGCGCCTATGTCTTTATGCCCTACTATACAAAGGCGCTGGACGATTCGACGATGGTATCGGGCTTCCATGACGTCAATTTCCAGGTCGTTCTCGGCCTGGTCTACGACGAGGGGTTCAAACTCGCGCGCAAAAATGAAAGCCTGGACGACATGGAGGATTGGCACTTTACAATTTTTGCCAACGGTACCCTGCCGACGGGCAATTCCGAACGCAAGGACGCCGGCGGTGCGCTTATCGACCCGGGCATGCAGACAGGCTTTGGCGAACCCTCGCTGATGGTCGGTGCCAGCATGACCAAGTGGTTCGGCAACGCCTTTACCTTTGTGGGCGACTGTTCGTACAATACCTTTTTCGAACACACTTATGATGACGGAACCAAGCTGCGGTTCGGGGACGAGATACGCGTCAACGGTGCGGTGACGGCAAGGGTCTACGAGGTGCCGAAATCGCGCCTTCGGGTCGACGCGTCTCTTGAGGCAAACTATCTCTATCTCGGCCGCGACGAGGAAGACGGCGTCGGCGCCGAAGCGACGGGCGGGTCTATCCTCTACACGACGCCCAGCCTGCGCGTGACTTACAAGACGATCTCTGCCGCGATGGGCGTGAAGCTGCCGACGGCAACCGACCTGAACGAAGAAGATCTTCAGCAGGGCTCCGAGGGCAAGGAGCGCTACCGCTTCATCTTTACGTTCTCGACCCTCTTTTAA
- a CDS encoding DUF4198 domain-containing protein: MHRLFLLLAMAATLAAHEYWIDASGELQRGHLGAAASEHMHKDEAVKQYPSERYCRQSGGVDEVKGAFGVSERVGAACDTMMVILHLGDYAKTPYGIVAASEANPAMVIGSWESIESVKRLNRLSDFAPLGKGFELSFSRDPSGLEAGDKMRVLATYDGAPKAGAVVAYEGRVVGTTDEAGRINVRIRHAGLQQIRATLRQPLTNAPVAERLYNATLNLEVK, from the coding sequence ATGCATAGACTTTTTCTTCTGTTGGCGATGGCGGCAACGCTCGCGGCGCACGAGTACTGGATTGACGCGTCGGGGGAGCTGCAGCGCGGTCACCTGGGCGCAGCCGCATCGGAGCATATGCACAAGGACGAAGCAGTGAAGCAGTACCCCTCGGAACGCTACTGCCGCCAGAGCGGCGGCGTGGACGAAGTGAAAGGGGCGTTCGGGGTCTCCGAGCGCGTTGGTGCGGCCTGCGACACCATGATGGTGATATTGCACCTGGGCGACTACGCCAAAACCCCCTACGGCATCGTCGCGGCCTCAGAGGCGAACCCGGCGATGGTGATAGGGAGCTGGGAGAGCATCGAGAGCGTCAAGCGCCTGAACAGGCTGTCAGATTTCGCACCCCTGGGCAAAGGGTTCGAGCTCAGTTTCAGCCGGGACCCCTCCGGCCTGGAAGCGGGAGACAAGATGCGCGTACTTGCGACCTATGACGGCGCGCCGAAAGCCGGCGCGGTCGTCGCCTACGAGGGGCGGGTCGTCGGCACGACGGATGAAGCGGGACGCATCAACGTCCGTATCCGCCATGCGGGACTGCAGCAGATTCGGGCCACCCTGCGGCAGCCGCTGACAAACGCACCCGTCGCCGAGCGCCTTTACAACGCGACGCTGAACCTGGAGGTGAAATGA